ATTTAAATTTTTTTTTTGAATATATAATCATAATTTTCATAGAATTTAACTATAAATAAGTATGACTATCCCAAAAACAGAATATTAACAAATTATTTGAATATATACAATTAACAGGAATTATTACATTCTAAATTAGATAGTAAAAGTACTTACAGAGATAATAATTCAAATAAATTCGTTAAAAATAATAATCAAAAGATTAATACTTAATACTCTATAATTTAAACAAATAAAGTTCATTACATTCCACAAGTACTAAAAATCCTTTTTAGAAGGTAAAAAAGAAAATTCTCTAAACAAAAACATTAATAAACATTAAGAATATACTTACCTTTTCCGGCTTAATATTTAATTATAAACAGTTTAATCTCATTTAAGACTTTATAATATAACTAAAAAGAATTAGTATAAATTAAAATATTTATCAAAAAAAATTAAGCACTAACTAATTATTCTTTCAGACTCTTACAAATATAACGAATATTCAACTTTTTAAACTGATAACTTACTAAATTTATAAATTTGATATAAAGTAAAGTTTCATCAAATAATTGAATAAAGTCTTCCCTATTTAAAACTTATTTAATAGATTTTATAATGATAAATCGATTAATAAAAATTATTTAACGCTTTTTTTAAATTATAATCCATTTATAGACATTTTTAAATGAATTAGTTAACATTAACGAATATTTGTGATTTTTTTCAAAAATTTTAAATAATTAAAACCCCCATATACTAACTAATTAACAAATATACTACTTTTATTTTAATTACCATGCAAAATAACGCTATAAATGTACTCTACAGATGAGTAAGTGTACTATAACGAATTAAAAATAACATCTTGAATTATTTGTTCAATTTTAAAGTCAAACAGTATTTGTTCAAAATTTAATAACAATTTACTAACTACAAATTAGAGAATAAATGGAAGATTATATTATACCATAATATTTACAACTAAAATGAAAAGGCAATTAATCATCTAGTATTTGCTAGAAACTAGAGAATAAAGGTGAAGATGAATATATCCTGTAGATAATTATAGTTATAAACATTATTAGAAGGGGTATTGAAACTATGTTGAGGTTGCGCATCAAAATTCCCACTTTACGCCGGTTTGAGATCTCTCCACGTATTATATTTCTAAGTGAAAGGAACAGTAATAAAAAAAGCACTGCTACAATACTGTAATCCATTATTTGACTCATTGTTACATTGGTTGTTGTGCCAGTGATAATTGATATCATATTTTTTCCTCTTTTTATCTTTAAAACATTTCATTCGATAATCACATTATATCCATTTATAATAAAAACGGCAGGATGATGAAAAGAATAACATTACAAATACCATGGGAAACGCTTATCCCCAGTATACTGCGCGTTTTTTGGAATATATACCCATAAAAAATTGAAATTCCAAAAATAAAGAGCAAGTCCATGGGAGAGTTCCAGCTGATATTAAACCCTACAAAAAGTAAGGAAGTAAAAATAATCCCCCAAACTTTCCCTATAATATTTTCAGCGTTCCTCTGGATAATTCCCCTAAATACCAGCTCCTCCAGTAATCCTGTAGATATTATCACAATTGAACCTACAAAAATCACATTTACCGGGCTTAAATTGGATATAAGAGCAATGGGCTGAAGTATCAAATATTCCACAAACCCAAAACCAATTCCTGTAAGACCTACCAGTAGCTGTAAAGGCAAATTCCTCGCGTTAAGTCCAACCATTCCCTTGCTTAGATACTGACTCTGCATTAACATCCACACAGCAACTAAAACCGGTACTGACATTAAAACCAACCAGTAGAGAGGTTCTAACTCCATAACAGGTATACTAAGGCTCATAATTCTAATTAAAGGTAGTAAAATCATGGCCTGTAAAAGGTATGAAAATTTAATTGATTTAGTCAATGTAGAATCAATTACCAGGCTTATAATTAAAATTACATGTAAAATAATCCCCCAGGAGGTCATGTAGTAAGTAGTCACCAGTTCTGATAGTATAAGTATCAAAATATAACAAATTAAAGTCAAAAATTGCGTTTTTGTAGGTTTAATACCCTCAATCTCATTTAGCAGCCTTTTAATATGTACCTGGTTTATAAAAAACTGAGCCACATCTAATGGCAATTCATCGATCTTCTTATGGACATCCAGTGCATCTTCTATAGATCCTTCAGCCAGATAACAACCAGAAATCCTGTTTAAAATATTCCTTTCCATCTCCCAATTCCCAATTACCTGAAAGTTTTCTAAGGACTGTTGATAAAATTTACGTGCTTCCGAATACACTCTCGCACTTTTCCAAAGGTTACCCATAGATTCAAGAGTAAAAGCTTCCCCCCATGTATCATCTTCATCATGAAAAAGTTTAAGGGCAAGATTATAATTCTCCATAGCTTTACCATGGTTCATGAGATCCCTATAAATATCTCCAATCCTCACCAGTACTTTAGCAGCCATATGGCCGTTTTTAAGCTTTCCAAATTGTTCTAATAAATTATTATAATTTTCAAGTAACCTATATGAATTTTTATCATTGCTACCATCGCTCATTTTGTCCATCTTCCATTTCTCAAGTAGAAACTAAAAATATGTAGAAAATCACCAGGGTCTATGTTTAAACCTAGTAATTCATTATATCTAATAAAAACTTCTTTAAATGGACTAACCACCTTTATGAATGGGTGTTTATGTGAAAATCTACTTCTTATTTTTAAATTAAACTCAAAATAGCATTTTATGATTAAATTGAGCGACAATCTGAATATTTTACAAATAACTGCAAATAACACTGAAATATTATTTTCTGCACAGATTATATCATTTATGTTAACCACTAATCTCTATGAATGTCATTTAGGGCTTGAATGTTTGGGGATTCTTTTATTTGTAATGTTCCTGGCTTCAATTCTAAGTATCTTTGAAGATCCAGATTTAAACATTATTTTCATCCATAAATATGATTCATTTATGGATCCACTAAAATTTTACACCGTTTGATGCCTGTGGGGAGTAGGAATGAACACTGCAAAACGAATTTTTAAAAATACAAGCATCCTTTTTATCGCTCAAGTTGTTAATTATATTCTGGCTTTCTTTTACACCATTTATTTGGCCCGTTATCTGGGGGTATCTGGTTTTGGTGTTTTAACATTTGGGATATCTTTTACCACAATTATGGGAGTAACAGCCGACTTAGGGCTTTCTATACTGGCAGTAAGAGAAATTGCAAGGGATAAATCTATTTCTTCAGGCTATACTGGAAATCTTATTGTAATCAAACTGG
This genomic window from Methanobacterium sp. contains:
- a CDS encoding CPBP family glutamic-type intramembrane protease; this translates as MSDGSNDKNSYRLLENYNNLLEQFGKLKNGHMAAKVLVRIGDIYRDLMNHGKAMENYNLALKLFHDEDDTWGEAFTLESMGNLWKSARVYSEARKFYQQSLENFQVIGNWEMERNILNRISGCYLAEGSIEDALDVHKKIDELPLDVAQFFINQVHIKRLLNEIEGIKPTKTQFLTLICYILILILSELVTTYYMTSWGIILHVILIISLVIDSTLTKSIKFSYLLQAMILLPLIRIMSLSIPVMELEPLYWLVLMSVPVLVAVWMLMQSQYLSKGMVGLNARNLPLQLLVGLTGIGFGFVEYLILQPIALISNLSPVNVIFVGSIVIISTGLLEELVFRGIIQRNAENIIGKVWGIIFTSLLFVGFNISWNSPMDLLFIFGISIFYGYIFQKTRSILGISVSHGICNVILFIILPFLL